The DNA sequence GCCGCCTTGGCCGCGATCAACGACAGCGCGCAATAACCATGTAAAGGCAGCGACCATGCGAGGGCAAGCGCCCTTGCCGCCGCTATGCCGATGCGCACGCCGGTGAAGCTTCCGGGGCCAAGGTCGACCGCAATCGCGTTCGCCCGGCCGCCGTCGGGCAGGGCGGCTATCGCGGGCACCAGGGCTTCGGCATGGCCCCGGCCGACTATCTCATGGAAATGGCCGATCGTCCTGCCATCCTCCAGCAGCGCCACGGACAGCGCCTGCGTAGCGGTGTCGATGACGAGAGTGCGCAAGAAAATCCCCTGTGAAAACCGGCGTGGGAGCGGGCGGCCTGTGGCAAGCGGTTAGTCGATCGCGATCGTTTTGCCAAACGCCGCCGCTGCTATTTCAGACGGCGCGCACTTCCGTCACTTCCGGGACATAATGTTTGAGCAGTTGCTCGATCCCGTTCTTCAACGTGGCGCTTGAGGACGGGCAACCGGAGCAGGCGCCCTGCATACGCAGATAGACCGTTCCGCGCTCGAAGCCGCGATAAACGATGTCGCCGCCGTCATTGGCGACGGCGGGCCGCACGCGCGTGTCGATAAGGTCACGGATCTGCGCAACGATCTCCGCGTCGGCGGGATCATCGGTGAACTCTTCCTCCTCTTCGGGGATAAAGATTTCGCCCGCCGATCCGGGGGTGAA is a window from the Sphingobium sp. Cam5-1 genome containing:
- a CDS encoding NifU family protein is translated as MLIETEPTPNPATVKFIPGRVVMGMGTRDFATPEEAEASPLADALFGLGDVTGVFFGGDFISVTIAPGAQWSDVKPDILSILLEHFSANMPLFTPGSAGEIFIPEEEEEFTDDPADAEIVAQIRDLIDTRVRPAVANDGGDIVYRGFERGTVYLRMQGACSGCPSSSATLKNGIEQLLKHYVPEVTEVRAV